A single genomic interval of Antechinus flavipes isolate AdamAnt ecotype Samford, QLD, Australia chromosome 1, AdamAnt_v2, whole genome shotgun sequence harbors:
- the DMAC1 gene encoding distal membrane-arm assembly complex protein 1 yields the protein MAASTSSSSPASSAPTAAPGKTPLMGGCLSCRLLSGMGLLGAGGYVFWTARRPMKLGYAPGPGTIFQMVVGISIACWGLVILVDPVGKNHPIDAKK from the exons ATGGCTGCCAGCACGTCGTCGTCGTCCCCTGCATCGTCAGCCCCAACCGCAGCTCCAGGCAAAACCCCGCTAATGGGGGGTTGCCTGAGCTGCCGCCTTTTATCGGGAATGGGGCTGTTGGGGGCGGGCGGCTACGTGTTCTGGACGGCGCGGCGGCCCATGAAGCTTGGCTATGCCCCCGGCCCCGGGACCATCTTCCAGATGGTCGTTGGCATCA GCATCGCCTGTTGGGGATTAGTCATACTGGTGGATCCTGTAGGAAAAAATCATCCCATAGACGCAAAgaagtga